GCGCGCAACTTGCTCAAGGACATACCGGATGCGCAGATTCGCATCATCGCCAATGCGCAGGCGGTTAAAGCCTGCGTAGAAGGCACAGAACACGAGTGCGACGCCTATACCTATCTGTGCCCCAACACACTGCGCAACCAAGCGCTCAGCGCACCAGAGCGCTTCCAAACCCTGGAGCAAGGAGCGATCACGGCGCTGGTGAAACTGCAGGCAGAGAACTGGATTTATATTCGGGCCTGAGCAGATGTAGGCTTGGCACAACAGACCATACAGGCCGGTCATGATTTTGCCTAAGCCCGTTCAAACCTTGATACGATAGCTAGGCCCGCGGCAAGCGGGCCTGTTTTTATCCCGTATCACAAGGAAATCTGTCATGCCCACCCTCGCCCGCTCTGCTCTGCGTCCCTGCCTGCTACTCGCTTTATGTGCTTTAGGAACCAGTCAGGCACTGGCGCAGCAAACCACGGTTGGCGTGGGTGTGGGTTTCGCCCCCAAATACGAAGGGGCTGACAGTTACGATGGCCGCTTTTACCCCCTGCTGTCGCACCGCAATGGCCACTTCTTTTTGGCCCCCAAGGCAGGCATGCCTGCCATTGGTCTGCAAACCAACCTGACCGACAACTGGACTATCGGCACGTACGCCGCCCTGGCCCGCGCACGTAAATCGGGTGATGCTGACCGCCTGTACGGTACTGACGATATTGATCGTCACGGCAATCTGGGCGTTTTTACCGCCTACCAACTGGGCAATGCCAAGATCGAAGGCAGCTACTACCAGGCACTGAAAAGCGGTTACGGCGCGACAGCCGTTCTGGATCTGAGCTACCGCCTCTGGAACGACCAGGACAGCAGCTTCTCGCTGGGTGCGGAATTGAAATGGTCCAACGAAAAAGCCATGCGCACCTACTTTGGCGTGAAATCTCATGAAGCCGCTGGCAGCAATGGCCAGCTGCGCACGTACCGCCCTGATGCTGGTTTGCGCTCTTATGCCTTGTACGGCCAGTACACCCACAAGATCAGCGAAAGCTGGTCCCTGCAAGGCTTGCTGGGCGTGAACACCTTGGGTGAAGAAGCCAAAGACAGCCCGCTGGTCGAGAAGAAAAGCAGCGTCTTTGGTGGCATAGGCTTGGGCTACAGCTTCTAAGTCCCGTCAGGGTCTGCCGACCCGCTTGACCGTCAAGCCGTTGTGTTCCAGGCGCGCCTGCACAACGGCTCGATGATCACCCTGAATCTCCAGCGTTCCCTCTTTCAGCGTCCCGCCCGCTCCACAGGCGTTCTTCAATTCCTTGACCAGCGCCTTGAGCTGCTCTTGCGGCATCACCAGGCCCGATACCACGGTCACGCCCTTCCCTTTTCGTCCCTTGGTTTCCAGACTCAAGCGCACCGGCCCCTGAGCCTGAGACAAAGCGTGTTCGCGCCTGTTTTCTTCGCAACGGCACTGGTTTTGCGGCTGCCCGCAATCCGGACACATGCGTCCTTGCTCCGTGCTGTACACCAGCCGAGACAGCTGATCCGATAAGCTGGCCATAAAATCCGGCTCCCTTTCCTGATTAAATATTAAAAGCCCCCACGCTGCGCCTTTGGCTTGCTGCCCCCCAAGGGGGCGTTTTTACCTTGGGGCGGCCCGGCGGTAAAACAAACCCCCACGCTTCGCCTTTGGCTTGCGCTCCACCTCGCG
This genomic window from Alcaligenes faecalis contains:
- a CDS encoding MipA/OmpV family protein, which translates into the protein MPTLARSALRPCLLLALCALGTSQALAQQTTVGVGVGFAPKYEGADSYDGRFYPLLSHRNGHFFLAPKAGMPAIGLQTNLTDNWTIGTYAALARARKSGDADRLYGTDDIDRHGNLGVFTAYQLGNAKIEGSYYQALKSGYGATAVLDLSYRLWNDQDSSFSLGAELKWSNEKAMRTYFGVKSHEAAGSNGQLRTYRPDAGLRSYALYGQYTHKISESWSLQGLLGVNTLGEEAKDSPLVEKKSSVFGGIGLGYSF